GCGCCGTAGACGACCGCCTTCGGGATCTCGTAGTGGAACGCCTCGCCCACCAGCGTCATGCCGATCAGGATCAGGAACGCCAGCGCCAGCATCTTGACGGTCGGATGCTGGTTGACGAACTTGCTGACGGGTTCTGCGGAGACCAACATGATCGCCACGGCGACGATCACCGCGACGTACATGATGGCCGACCACTCCTGGCGCACCATGCCGACCGCCGTGATGACCGAGTCGATGGAGAAGACCACGTCCAGCAGCAGGATCTGGATCAGGACGGCCGCCAGCGAGACCGTCGCACCGCCGCTCCCGTGGCCTTCCTCGCCTTCAAGCCGCTCGTGGATCTCGTAGGTCGCCTTCCCGATCAAGAACAGGCCGCCGACGATGAGGATGATGCCCTTGCCAGTGATCTCGCTGTGGAAGATCGAGAACAACGGCGTGTTCAGGGTCATGATCCAGGAGATCGAGAACAGCAGCAAGATGCGCGAGATCAGCGCCAGCGCGAGTCCGCCCTGGCGCGCCCTCCGCTGCTGATGGGCCGG
The Chloroflexota bacterium genome window above contains:
- a CDS encoding TerC family protein, which translates into the protein MKPWPAVACCASSARSGDRLDWLTGWMSSPEAWVALATLTALEIVLGIDNIVFISILSGKLPAHQQRRARQGGLALALISRILLLFSISWIMTLNTPLFSIFHSEITGKGIILIVGGLFLIGKATYEIHERLEGEEGHGSGGATVSLAAVLIQILLLDVVFSIDSVITAVGMVRQEWSAIMYVAVIVAVAIMLVSAEPVSKFVNQHPTVKMLALAFLILIGMTLVGEAFHYEIPKAVVYGAMAFSVFVEVLNLLARRKRERAVHLRPAYAKEYLEPGTETVPVPSMVNRLQPASPVARGGGGGGQRGGKRPRKRR